A genomic window from Brevibacillus agri includes:
- a CDS encoding phosphotransferase, protein MPKERQHFILNAEAHLRKQGILIPGIQRTKNSKRYIIWKDNLFVLHQWLSWPKLAYNSPGKLEQVGALLGQFHKSSLGFTSKHGELYNGAKKWSEEYKTDLAALEKWEQRHADKQKPHFSTIVEYLPYFRQAGQTARKQLNTSAYFAKWKKAPLSKHFLCHGDFNNGNLLVRNKRIAIIDWEDVRYDFPSKDISRVLSLAMRKEGAWNKQLFAYLLRGYLRENPLSAEQLHLLFVDLAFPHIMERFLRMKQYEQMDAAHIQQFCTRESLKTAYMLDELKALA, encoded by the coding sequence TTGCCCAAAGAGCGCCAGCATTTTATCCTGAACGCCGAAGCGCACCTGCGCAAACAAGGAATCCTCATCCCCGGTATTCAGCGGACGAAAAACAGCAAACGCTATATTATTTGGAAAGACAACCTGTTCGTCCTCCATCAGTGGCTGTCCTGGCCGAAGCTCGCCTACAACTCGCCGGGCAAGCTGGAGCAGGTCGGCGCTTTGCTCGGGCAGTTTCACAAAAGCTCGCTCGGCTTTACCTCCAAGCACGGCGAACTTTACAACGGCGCCAAAAAATGGTCGGAAGAATACAAAACGGACCTGGCCGCGCTGGAAAAATGGGAGCAACGGCACGCAGACAAGCAGAAGCCGCATTTCTCCACCATCGTCGAGTACCTCCCGTATTTTCGCCAGGCTGGACAGACGGCGCGCAAGCAACTGAATACGTCCGCCTATTTTGCCAAGTGGAAAAAAGCGCCGCTCAGCAAGCACTTCCTCTGCCACGGCGACTTCAACAACGGCAATTTGCTTGTGCGCAACAAACGAATCGCGATCATCGACTGGGAAGATGTCCGCTACGACTTTCCTTCCAAAGACATCAGCCGTGTGCTGTCGCTTGCCATGCGCAAGGAAGGGGCATGGAACAAGCAACTGTTTGCCTACCTGTTGCGCGGCTATTTGCGGGAAAACCCGCTGTCGGCCGAACAGCTTCACCTGCTGTTTGTCGACCTCGCCTTTCCGCATATAATGGAACGCTTTTTGCGCATGAAGCAGTACGAGCAAATGGATGCGGCGCACATCCAGCAATTTTGCACACGCGAATCCTTAAAGACTGCGTACATGCTGGACGAACTAAAAGCCCTCGCGTAA
- a CDS encoding bifunctional homocysteine S-methyltransferase/methylenetetrahydrofolate reductase produces MTTSKKDLRDYLQDHLLVGDGAMATQLHALGAPVGVSFEELCLSNPRVVHEVHASYYQAGARLLETNTFSANRDALSRYGLEHKVARINRLAVAIAREAAQDDAYVAGSIGSILAGRVKKKVLDEYRDQYEEQAIALLHAGADALILETFLDLEELLLAIEVIRPLTDVPVIAQLATLEVGRTRDGYSLTDAFPQLKKAGADIIGLNCRLGPAEILRSFEGTIFPDDSLLSAFPNAGRLGMTDGEYAFKSSPEYFAESALRLRDQGVRLIGGCCGTTPAHVKAMADALASQQPKARVNPPVALVERPHISVQSTHEREKPSIVERVKTGTTIIVEFDPPRDLDAEQFLDGCCELHKAGADAITLADNSLATVRMSNMALGALMKNRHGIDPLLHIACRDRNLIGQQSHLMGLHALGIDQILVITGDPSRFGDLPGASSVFDVTSFDLIRMVKQLNEGVSFSGRPLKQKAQFIVGAAFNPNVRNMAAAVARLEKKVEAGADYIMTQPVYDVESIRQVHEATKHIGIPVFIGIMPLTSSRNAEFLHNEVPGIKLSAEALERMKKVQGPAARQEGIAIAKELLDTAVRYFNGIYLITPFNYYEMAAELIAYVRQQSALVKTAQP; encoded by the coding sequence TTGACGACGAGCAAGAAAGACTTACGGGACTATTTGCAAGATCACCTGCTGGTCGGAGACGGAGCCATGGCGACCCAGCTACATGCGCTGGGTGCCCCGGTTGGCGTCAGCTTTGAAGAATTGTGTTTATCCAATCCGCGCGTGGTGCATGAGGTTCATGCCTCGTACTATCAGGCGGGGGCGCGCCTTTTGGAGACGAATACGTTTTCGGCGAACCGCGACGCGCTCAGCCGCTACGGCCTGGAGCACAAGGTAGCGCGGATCAACCGTCTCGCTGTGGCGATCGCCCGCGAGGCGGCACAGGATGATGCGTATGTAGCGGGCAGCATCGGCTCGATTTTGGCCGGACGGGTCAAGAAAAAGGTACTGGATGAATATCGCGACCAGTACGAGGAACAGGCAATCGCCCTGTTGCACGCAGGCGCAGACGCGCTGATTTTGGAGACGTTTCTCGATCTGGAGGAGCTATTGCTGGCGATTGAGGTCATCCGTCCGTTGACAGATGTGCCGGTCATCGCCCAGCTTGCGACGCTCGAAGTCGGGCGGACGCGCGACGGCTACTCGTTGACAGACGCTTTTCCGCAGTTGAAAAAGGCAGGAGCTGACATCATCGGCCTGAACTGCCGTTTGGGTCCGGCTGAAATTTTGCGCTCTTTTGAAGGGACGATCTTCCCGGACGATTCGCTGCTGTCGGCGTTTCCAAACGCAGGAAGGCTGGGCATGACGGACGGGGAGTACGCCTTCAAGTCGTCTCCCGAATACTTTGCTGAAAGCGCCTTGCGCCTGAGGGACCAGGGAGTTCGCCTGATCGGCGGCTGCTGCGGAACGACTCCTGCGCACGTGAAGGCGATGGCAGACGCGCTCGCTTCGCAACAGCCGAAAGCCCGCGTCAATCCGCCCGTTGCCCTGGTCGAGCGCCCGCACATTTCCGTGCAAAGCACCCACGAGCGGGAAAAGCCGAGCATTGTCGAGCGGGTCAAAACAGGCACGACGATCATCGTCGAATTTGATCCGCCGCGCGATCTCGACGCCGAGCAGTTTTTGGACGGTTGCTGCGAACTGCACAAGGCCGGGGCGGATGCGATCACCCTGGCGGACAATTCGCTCGCCACTGTGCGGATGAGCAACATGGCGCTCGGCGCGCTGATGAAAAACAGGCACGGGATCGACCCGCTGCTGCACATCGCCTGCCGCGACCGCAATCTGATCGGCCAGCAATCCCACCTCATGGGGCTGCACGCGCTCGGCATCGACCAAATTCTCGTCATCACGGGCGACCCGTCGCGCTTCGGCGATTTGCCGGGGGCCAGCTCGGTGTTTGACGTTACTTCCTTCGATCTGATCCGCATGGTGAAGCAACTGAACGAAGGCGTCTCGTTCTCGGGACGTCCGCTGAAGCAAAAAGCCCAGTTTATCGTCGGCGCGGCCTTCAACCCGAACGTCCGCAACATGGCGGCAGCCGTCGCCCGACTGGAAAAGAAAGTCGAGGCCGGGGCCGATTACATCATGACTCAGCCGGTGTACGACGTCGAATCGATCCGGCAGGTGCACGAGGCGACCAAGCACATCGGGATTCCCGTCTTTATCGGAATCATGCCGTTGACCAGCTCGCGCAACGCCGAGTTTTTGCACAACGAGGTGCCGGGCATCAAGCTTTCGGCGGAAGCGCTGGAGCGAATGAAAAAGGTGCAGGGTCCGGCCGCCAGACAGGAAGGGATCGCCATTGCGAAAGAGCTGCTCGATACGGCTGTCCGCTATTTCAACGGCATTTACCTGATTACGCCCTTCAACTACTACGAGATGGCAGCGGAGCTGATCGCCTACGTGCGCCAGCAGAGCGCGCTGGTCAAAACGGCGCAGCCGTAA
- the metH gene encoding methionine synthase, with translation MKPTFREQLSRKILILDGAMGTMLQQANLTADDFGGEAYDGCNELLNLTRPDVIRSIHEKYLEAGADIVETNTFGATSVVLAEYDVADKDLEINIAAARLAKEAVDAYSTAEWPRYVAGAMGPTTKTLALTGGVTFEELVESYYRQAKGLIIGGVDVLLLETSQDTLNVKAGGIGIRQAFEELNVELPVMLSGTIEPMGTTLAGQNIEAFYISLEHLKPVTIGLNCATGPEFMRDHLRTLSGLAQCGVSCYPNAGLPDENGHYHETPQGLAAKMRAFAEQGWLNVAGGCCGTTPDHIRAMAEALKDCKPRQATEQAVSAVSGIEVVYVEDDNRPLLVGERTNVIGSKKFRDLIAAGQYEEASDIARAQVKRGAHVIDICLADPDRDEYADMEKFLQFVVKKVKAPLMIDSTDAKVMELGLRYSQGKAILNSINLEDGLERFEEVAPLIRKFGAAVVVGTIEEAGMAITREKKLEVAKRSYDILVNQYGIPPQDIIFDPLVFPVGTGDEQYIGSARETVEGIRLIKEAMPQCKTILGVSNVSFGLPPAGREVLNAVFLYHTTLAGLDFAIVNTEKLERYASIPEDERKLAEALLFETNDETLAAFTEFYRQKKKEVRVEASSLTLEERLARYVVEGSKDGLVDDLKLALEKYTPLEIINGPLMAGMEEVGRLFNGNQLIVAEVLQSAEVMKASVSFLEPFMEKSDSASKGKILLATVKGDVHDIGKNLVEIILANNGYNVVNLGIKVPPEQLIAACRKEKPDAIGLSGLLVKSAQQMVITAQDLRAAGIDVPMMVGGAALTRKFTSNRIAPEYRGVVLYAKDAMDGLDLVNRLQNPEERERLIAEQQDLAEAAAAAAAQPVVQEKKAPLPARSAISRTVPIHLPPDCDRHVLRQYPISHLQPYLNLRMLLGKHLGVRGNVEKLLEAGDEKVLELYGVVEELLKEAKQRGTITAHGVYQFFPAQADGNDIIVYDPNDHSKVLERFSFPRQPEEPHLCLSDFLRPVESKEMDYVGFLTVTAGGGIRERSTELKERGDYLRSHVLQALALELAEAFAERIHHMMRDVWGIPDPAEMTMLERFGARYQGIRVSFGYPACPNLEDQAQLFRLLRPEDIGVQLTEGFMMEPEASVSAMVFAHPEARYFNAGPSVFEV, from the coding sequence ATGAAACCCACTTTTCGCGAACAGCTTTCCCGGAAAATTCTGATTCTGGACGGTGCGATGGGCACCATGCTGCAGCAGGCGAACCTGACCGCCGATGATTTTGGCGGCGAAGCGTACGACGGCTGCAACGAGCTGCTGAATTTGACCAGGCCCGATGTGATTCGCTCCATCCATGAAAAATATTTGGAAGCGGGAGCGGACATCGTGGAGACCAATACATTCGGGGCGACTTCGGTCGTGTTGGCCGAATACGATGTCGCGGACAAGGACCTGGAAATCAATATCGCCGCTGCCCGTCTGGCGAAGGAAGCAGTCGATGCCTACTCCACAGCCGAATGGCCGCGCTACGTGGCGGGGGCGATGGGGCCGACGACGAAAACGCTGGCACTGACAGGCGGCGTCACTTTCGAGGAACTGGTGGAGTCGTACTACCGCCAGGCAAAAGGGTTGATTATCGGCGGGGTGGACGTCCTGTTGCTGGAGACGTCGCAGGATACGCTGAACGTCAAGGCAGGCGGGATCGGCATTCGCCAGGCGTTTGAAGAACTGAACGTAGAACTGCCGGTGATGCTGTCCGGAACGATCGAGCCGATGGGTACGACTTTGGCGGGGCAAAACATTGAAGCGTTCTACATCTCGCTTGAGCACCTGAAGCCCGTGACGATCGGCCTGAACTGTGCGACAGGGCCGGAATTTATGCGCGACCATCTGCGCACGTTGTCCGGCTTGGCCCAATGTGGGGTAAGCTGCTATCCAAACGCCGGGCTGCCGGACGAAAACGGGCACTACCACGAGACGCCGCAAGGACTTGCTGCGAAAATGCGCGCTTTTGCCGAGCAAGGCTGGCTGAACGTGGCAGGCGGCTGCTGCGGAACGACGCCTGACCACATCCGGGCAATGGCGGAGGCGCTCAAAGACTGCAAGCCGCGCCAGGCAACAGAGCAGGCGGTCAGTGCCGTATCCGGCATCGAGGTCGTCTACGTCGAGGACGACAATCGCCCGCTTCTGGTCGGGGAGCGCACGAACGTCATCGGCTCGAAAAAATTCCGCGATCTGATCGCAGCAGGGCAGTACGAGGAAGCGTCCGACATCGCCCGCGCCCAGGTGAAGCGCGGGGCGCACGTCATCGACATTTGCCTGGCTGACCCGGATCGCGACGAGTATGCGGACATGGAAAAGTTTTTGCAGTTCGTCGTGAAAAAGGTCAAGGCTCCGCTCATGATCGACTCGACAGACGCGAAAGTGATGGAGCTGGGCTTGCGTTATTCCCAGGGAAAAGCGATTCTCAACTCGATCAACCTGGAGGACGGACTGGAGCGCTTTGAAGAAGTGGCTCCGCTAATCCGCAAGTTCGGGGCGGCCGTCGTCGTCGGGACGATCGAGGAAGCCGGAATGGCGATCACCCGCGAGAAAAAGCTTGAGGTCGCGAAGCGCTCCTATGACATATTGGTCAACCAGTACGGCATCCCGCCGCAGGATATCATTTTTGACCCGCTCGTCTTTCCGGTAGGGACGGGAGATGAACAGTACATCGGCTCCGCGCGGGAGACGGTGGAGGGGATTCGCCTCATTAAAGAAGCGATGCCACAGTGCAAGACGATTCTTGGCGTCAGCAACGTTTCCTTCGGTTTGCCGCCAGCGGGACGCGAAGTGCTCAACGCGGTGTTTTTGTACCATACGACGCTCGCCGGACTTGATTTTGCCATCGTCAATACGGAGAAGCTGGAGCGCTACGCTTCGATCCCGGAGGACGAGCGCAAGCTGGCGGAAGCGCTGCTGTTTGAAACAAACGACGAGACATTGGCAGCCTTTACGGAGTTTTACCGCCAGAAGAAAAAAGAAGTGCGCGTGGAAGCTTCCTCGCTGACGCTGGAAGAGCGGCTGGCCCGCTATGTGGTGGAAGGCTCGAAGGACGGCCTGGTCGACGATTTGAAGCTGGCACTGGAAAAGTACACGCCGCTGGAAATCATTAACGGTCCGCTGATGGCCGGGATGGAAGAGGTCGGCCGTCTGTTCAACGGCAACCAGCTCATCGTTGCGGAAGTGCTGCAAAGCGCGGAAGTCATGAAAGCGTCCGTCTCGTTTTTGGAGCCGTTCATGGAAAAGAGCGATTCCGCGTCGAAAGGCAAAATTTTGCTGGCGACCGTCAAAGGCGACGTGCACGACATCGGCAAAAATCTGGTGGAGATCATTTTGGCCAACAACGGCTACAACGTCGTGAACCTGGGGATCAAAGTGCCGCCTGAGCAACTGATTGCCGCCTGCCGCAAAGAGAAGCCGGATGCGATCGGCCTGTCCGGGCTGCTGGTGAAGTCGGCCCAGCAGATGGTCATTACCGCACAGGACTTGCGTGCGGCGGGAATCGACGTGCCGATGATGGTCGGAGGGGCGGCGTTGACCCGCAAGTTCACCTCCAACCGGATTGCGCCTGAATACCGCGGGGTTGTGCTGTACGCCAAAGACGCGATGGACGGCCTCGATCTCGTCAACCGTCTGCAAAACCCGGAGGAGCGCGAGCGGCTGATCGCGGAACAGCAGGATTTGGCCGAAGCGGCTGCTGCCGCTGCTGCACAGCCTGTCGTGCAGGAGAAAAAAGCTCCGCTCCCGGCGCGTTCGGCCATCAGCAGAACCGTTCCGATCCACCTGCCGCCGGATTGCGACCGCCATGTGCTGCGCCAATACCCGATCAGCCACTTGCAGCCGTACTTGAACTTGCGCATGCTGCTCGGCAAGCATCTGGGCGTGCGCGGCAATGTGGAAAAGCTGCTCGAAGCGGGCGACGAAAAAGTGCTGGAGCTGTACGGCGTGGTCGAGGAACTATTAAAGGAAGCGAAGCAGCGCGGAACGATTACTGCGCACGGCGTGTACCAGTTTTTCCCGGCGCAAGCGGACGGCAACGATATTATCGTCTACGATCCAAACGATCACAGCAAAGTGCTGGAGCGCTTCTCGTTCCCGCGCCAGCCGGAGGAACCGCATCTGTGTCTGTCTGATTTCTTGCGCCCGGTCGAGAGCAAGGAAATGGATTACGTCGGCTTTTTGACTGTGACGGCAGGGGGCGGTATCCGCGAGCGTTCGACGGAACTGAAGGAGCGCGGCGACTATTTGCGCTCGCACGTCTTGCAGGCGCTCGCTCTGGAGTTGGCGGAGGCGTTCGCCGAGCGGATTCACCACATGATGCGCGACGTCTGGGGGATTCCCGATCCGGCGGAGATGACCATGCTGGAGCGCTTCGGTGCCCGTTACCAAGGCATTCGCGTGTCGTTCGGCTATCCGGCTTGCCCGAATCTGGAGGACCAGGCGCAGTTGTTCCGTCTGCTGCGGCCAGAGGATATCGGCGTTCAGTTGACAGAAGGCTTCATGATGGAGCCGGAAGCATCTGTCTCCGCGATGGTATTTGCCCACCCGGAAGCGCGCTACTTTAACGCGGGTCCGTCGGTGTTTGAAGTATAG
- a CDS encoding YjcZ family sporulation protein, producing MSTSYCGHGIFGDSFALVLVLFILLVIVGCSNDDC from the coding sequence GTGAGTACATCTTACTGCGGACACGGCATCTTTGGAGACAGCTTCGCATTGGTGCTCGTACTGTTTATCCTGCTGGTCATTGTCGGGTGTTCGAACGACGACTGCTAA